Proteins from a genomic interval of Pseudodesulfovibrio nedwellii:
- the hisD gene encoding histidinol dehydrogenase produces the protein MPCRALKYSTSDDWTAIREWLDQRKDPDTKVDTLVRDILNNVKNRGDEALVEYTRKFDCESLEVSQIRIPIDVIKAALSNIPESDVAILEEAIDRVRTFHTNQKEKSWWTTDEDGTILGQMVRPIDRVGLYVPGGQGGETPLISSLIMNAVPAQVAGVNSIAVTSPPRKDGTLNPHILATAALLGLDEVYLAGSAWAIGALVYGTNTIAPCDMLAGPGNIFVATAKSQLIGHVGIDMVAGPSEIAILADESATPAWLAADMLSQAEHDPLAASILVTPDTELAAKVRDELITQCAELPRGEIAAKSLEDWGAIVTVPDLKTGAEFINLLAAEHLELAIADPWTMLGSIRHAGAIFMGHNSPEPVGDYFAGPNHVLPTLRTVRFSSALSVQNFCKKSSVIATSPNFVAEHGDKIARLARLEGLEAHARSVEKRTK, from the coding sequence ATGCCTTGCAGAGCATTGAAATATTCGACCAGCGACGATTGGACCGCCATCCGTGAATGGCTCGATCAGCGCAAAGACCCTGACACCAAGGTCGACACCCTGGTGCGAGACATTCTGAACAACGTCAAGAATCGCGGCGATGAAGCGCTTGTAGAATACACCCGAAAATTCGACTGCGAATCGCTTGAAGTCTCACAGATACGTATCCCGATTGACGTCATTAAAGCGGCACTGTCGAACATCCCCGAATCCGATGTCGCCATTCTTGAAGAAGCCATTGATCGCGTACGTACCTTTCATACCAACCAAAAAGAAAAATCTTGGTGGACCACCGACGAAGACGGCACCATTCTCGGCCAGATGGTTCGCCCCATTGATCGTGTCGGCCTATACGTCCCCGGCGGTCAGGGCGGTGAGACCCCACTTATTTCCAGCCTCATTATGAACGCTGTCCCGGCTCAGGTTGCTGGCGTCAACTCCATTGCCGTCACTTCGCCTCCGCGCAAAGACGGCACCCTGAATCCACATATTTTGGCAACCGCTGCCCTACTCGGTCTGGACGAAGTCTATCTGGCTGGTTCTGCATGGGCCATTGGAGCTCTTGTCTATGGTACAAACACCATTGCACCGTGCGACATGTTGGCCGGTCCCGGAAATATATTCGTTGCCACTGCTAAATCCCAACTTATCGGACATGTGGGCATTGACATGGTCGCCGGTCCCAGTGAAATCGCCATCCTTGCAGACGAGTCCGCGACTCCAGCATGGTTGGCCGCTGATATGCTTTCCCAAGCTGAACACGATCCGTTGGCCGCATCCATTCTCGTCACCCCGGACACGGAACTGGCCGCAAAAGTTAGAGACGAATTAATTACCCAATGCGCGGAGTTGCCTCGTGGTGAAATCGCGGCTAAATCCCTTGAAGACTGGGGTGCCATCGTCACTGTACCGGACCTCAAAACCGGTGCGGAATTTATCAACCTACTGGCTGCCGAACACCTTGAACTGGCCATTGCCGATCCATGGACCATGCTTGGTTCCATACGACATGCCGGAGCCATCTTCATGGGACATAACTCGCCCGAACCCGTGGGCGACTATTTTGCAGGCCCCAACCACGTACTGCCGACCCTTCGCACAGTCCGCTTCTCGTCGGCTTTATCTGTTCAGAATTTTTGCAAGAAATCCAGTGTGATTGCGACCAGTCCAAACTTTGTTGCCGAACACGGTGACAAAATAGCCCGACTGGCACGTCTGGAAGGATTGGAAGCCCACGCCCGTAGCGTGGAAAAACGAACCAAGTAA
- a CDS encoding UbiX family flavin prenyltransferase, whose product MDTKRIILAVSGASGTLYAASLVKALGGRNDVELHVIISDAAKKVLALETDLPIDALTKGATAIHAQDDIAAPPASGSWRHNGMIICPCSMATVSAVATGFGHTLIHRAADVTLKERGRLILVPREAPYSIIHLENMLTATRAGAVIVPASPGFYHRPATIEDLADHLAGKILDQLDIPHTLFTRWGE is encoded by the coding sequence ATGGACACAAAACGCATCATCCTCGCGGTTAGCGGGGCAAGCGGCACTTTGTATGCCGCTTCATTAGTCAAGGCCCTGGGTGGTCGGAATGACGTGGAACTGCACGTCATCATTTCTGACGCGGCCAAAAAAGTCCTTGCCCTTGAAACGGACCTTCCCATTGATGCCCTGACAAAAGGGGCAACCGCCATTCATGCACAGGATGATATCGCAGCTCCACCAGCAAGTGGTTCATGGCGACATAACGGCATGATCATTTGTCCCTGTTCCATGGCAACAGTATCTGCTGTGGCCACGGGTTTTGGGCACACGCTTATCCATCGAGCCGCAGACGTCACCCTCAAAGAACGTGGCAGACTCATCCTCGTTCCACGGGAAGCTCCCTACTCTATTATTCATCTCGAAAACATGCTCACGGCCACCAGGGCCGGGGCTGTCATTGTACCGGCGAGTCCGGGCTTTTATCATCGTCCGGCAACCATTGAGGATTTGGCTGATCATCTGGCCGGAAAAATCCTCGACCAATTGGACATCCCCCACACTCTGTTCACACGGTGGGGGGAATAG
- a CDS encoding phosphoribosylaminoimidazolesuccinocarboxamide synthase: MAGVLETNITEYPLISKGKVRDIYEIDDDTLLLVTTDRLSAFDVVMPDPIEDKGKVLNQITLFWMKMMEDLVPNHIIATNVDDYPESLHKYKAELQDRSVLAKKAKPLPIECIVRGFITGSGWKDYQKNGEVCGHKLPENLKESEMLEKALFTPSTKADLGDHDENITLDQAAALLGEEMMRKVEKLTLDIYTRARDYAKERGILIADTKFEFGTIDGELIFIDEALTPDSSRFWPEEGYEPGKSQPSFDKQYFRDWLEEIGFNKQPPAPSIPAEIAAQTRANYLEAYKLLTGEDLEV; this comes from the coding sequence ATGGCCGGCGTTCTGGAAACTAACATCACCGAATATCCGCTCATTTCCAAGGGTAAAGTGCGCGACATCTATGAAATTGATGACGACACTCTGCTCCTCGTAACCACGGACCGCCTCTCCGCGTTCGATGTGGTCATGCCTGATCCCATCGAAGACAAGGGCAAGGTCCTCAACCAGATCACTTTATTCTGGATGAAAATGATGGAAGACCTTGTGCCTAACCATATCATCGCCACCAATGTGGATGACTATCCTGAATCGCTGCACAAATATAAAGCGGAACTTCAGGACCGCAGTGTGCTTGCCAAGAAAGCTAAGCCTCTGCCCATCGAATGCATCGTACGCGGTTTCATCACTGGTTCCGGTTGGAAAGATTACCAGAAAAACGGTGAAGTCTGCGGACACAAGCTGCCAGAAAACCTGAAAGAATCCGAAATGCTTGAAAAGGCGTTGTTCACCCCGTCCACCAAAGCTGATCTCGGTGACCATGATGAAAACATCACGCTAGATCAGGCTGCCGCTCTGCTCGGTGAAGAGATGATGCGCAAGGTGGAAAAGCTCACACTGGACATTTACACGCGCGCTCGCGATTATGCCAAGGAACGCGGCATTCTCATTGCCGATACCAAATTCGAATTCGGCACCATTGATGGTGAGTTGATCTTCATCGACGAAGCCCTGACCCCTGATTCTTCTCGCTTCTGGCCAGAAGAAGGGTATGAGCCCGGCAAATCACAACCAAGTTTTGACAAGCAATACTTCCGCGATTGGTTGGAAGAAATCGGATTCAACAAGCAGCCCCCGGCACCAAGCATCCCGGCGGAGATCGCTGCGCAGACTCGTGCCAATTATCTGGAAGCATACAAACTGCTGACAGGTGAAGACCTCGAAGTATAG
- a CDS encoding metal-dependent hydrolase, which yields MEITWFGHANFRIKAADATLFIDPFFVGNPSATTSYKEVEECSLILVTHDHSDHIGQTLELAIKHDAEVIAIFDVIQELIKLGLPEHLGVGMNIGGTVTRQGLDIKMVQAMHSTVNGSPAGFIITDPKGLCVYNSGDTGLFGDMELFGKFHDIDIAMLPIGGRFTMDAKQAAYACKLLGCKKVIPQHWGTWPILDQNTQTMAEQLALTSPDTELLTLGIDKPFEI from the coding sequence ATGGAGATTACATGGTTCGGCCACGCAAATTTCAGAATCAAGGCCGCTGACGCAACCCTGTTCATCGACCCCTTTTTTGTGGGCAATCCCAGTGCCACCACGTCATACAAAGAGGTGGAAGAGTGCTCTCTCATTCTGGTCACCCATGACCATAGTGATCATATAGGCCAAACGCTGGAGCTCGCTATCAAACATGATGCCGAAGTTATTGCTATCTTCGACGTTATTCAGGAACTCATTAAACTCGGCTTGCCGGAACATCTCGGTGTCGGCATGAACATCGGCGGCACTGTCACCCGACAAGGGCTTGACATAAAGATGGTTCAAGCCATGCATTCCACAGTAAATGGCTCGCCCGCCGGATTCATCATCACCGACCCAAAAGGATTGTGTGTTTATAATTCCGGCGACACGGGTCTCTTCGGTGACATGGAACTCTTCGGTAAATTTCACGACATCGACATTGCCATGCTACCCATCGGGGGACGTTTTACCATGGACGCCAAACAGGCTGCCTATGCTTGCAAACTGCTTGGGTGCAAAAAAGTAATCCCGCAACATTGGGGAACCTGGCCTATTCTGGACCAGAACACCCAGACCATGGCGGAACAACTTGCCCTGACCTCACCCGACACGGAACTCCTGACATTGGGAATAGACAAACCGTTTGAGATCTAG
- the uvrC gene encoding excinuclease ABC subunit UvrC: MDTKFKFLSADYPDTPGVYLMKNDRGRILYVGKAKSLRKRLSSYFRASANHTPKTIALVSHIRKVDILLTSTEKEALLLESGLIKKHRPRYNIVLKDDKQYALFKLDKQSAFPRLSITRKVVRDGSVYFGPFTSSTAARTVWKLLGKVFPLRKCTDTAFKNRIRPCLYHDIHQCWAPCVKEVDRYLYNDMVQRIEMLLSGRSMELVDSLTRQMKVASKDMEFEKAVVFRDQIRAVKKTVEGQIAVIHDNRDRDVIGLVQNEQGLGLGLLFVRQGRLLDEKQFFWPGLTLDEGPEVVESFISQFYGPGRFIPSLIIAPYEFDDSPLSEVLADRGVGSVRIALPQTTKEKHLVGLARSVGAQARERKDTIAARLQKVLRLPEEPVRIECVDASHLSGTNMRVGQVVFEEGRRSPEASRLYAFSELEGTGDDYAALSAWAKRRVESGPPWPDLVLIDGGRGQLSAVEAALNECVDDVCWELVSIAKGESRRAGELGDFIFRPGRKNPMPLKPGSAELLFLQKMRDAAHRFVIGRQRRSRKKAVLSSELTSLPGIGPKTARILWDQFASLDDMLKADSADITALPGIGQKRAEKIYTALQSLKASRKV; this comes from the coding sequence ATGGATACAAAGTTCAAATTTTTGTCCGCTGATTATCCAGATACACCCGGGGTCTATTTGATGAAGAATGACCGAGGGCGTATCTTGTATGTTGGCAAGGCCAAGAGTCTGCGCAAGCGGTTGTCCTCGTATTTTCGAGCGAGTGCGAATCATACACCGAAGACCATTGCCCTTGTCAGTCATATTCGGAAGGTGGACATTTTGCTGACGAGCACGGAGAAGGAAGCTCTGCTTTTGGAGTCCGGGCTGATCAAGAAGCACCGACCCCGCTATAATATAGTGCTCAAGGACGACAAGCAGTACGCTTTGTTTAAGCTGGACAAGCAGTCTGCGTTCCCACGGTTGTCTATTACTCGTAAAGTTGTTCGTGACGGCTCCGTTTATTTTGGACCATTCACTTCATCTACTGCTGCCAGAACCGTGTGGAAGTTGCTTGGCAAGGTTTTCCCTTTGCGTAAATGTACGGATACGGCGTTCAAAAATCGGATTCGTCCCTGTCTCTATCATGACATCCATCAATGTTGGGCGCCGTGCGTCAAGGAAGTGGATCGTTATTTATATAATGATATGGTTCAGCGCATTGAAATGTTGCTTTCTGGTCGCAGTATGGAGCTGGTGGATTCCCTGACTCGTCAGATGAAAGTAGCTTCAAAGGATATGGAGTTCGAAAAAGCTGTGGTGTTTCGTGATCAGATACGTGCGGTGAAAAAGACCGTAGAAGGACAGATTGCCGTCATTCATGACAATCGTGATCGAGATGTTATCGGGTTGGTTCAGAATGAACAGGGCCTTGGACTTGGTTTGCTGTTTGTGCGGCAAGGGAGGTTACTTGATGAGAAACAATTTTTCTGGCCTGGGCTGACGTTGGATGAAGGGCCGGAGGTGGTCGAGAGTTTTATTTCCCAGTTCTATGGGCCGGGACGATTTATTCCCTCATTGATTATAGCACCCTACGAGTTTGATGATTCGCCGTTGTCCGAGGTGTTGGCCGACCGTGGGGTAGGATCGGTCCGTATTGCCTTGCCGCAAACGACTAAAGAAAAACACTTGGTTGGATTGGCCCGGAGTGTCGGAGCGCAGGCGCGTGAGCGAAAAGATACCATTGCTGCACGGTTACAGAAAGTGCTGCGATTACCCGAGGAACCAGTACGCATTGAGTGTGTGGATGCATCGCATTTGTCAGGCACGAATATGCGGGTTGGGCAAGTTGTGTTCGAAGAAGGACGGCGGAGCCCGGAGGCATCTCGTTTGTATGCGTTTTCGGAACTGGAAGGAACCGGAGATGATTATGCGGCTTTGTCGGCATGGGCTAAACGCAGAGTTGAATCCGGGCCGCCATGGCCGGATCTGGTGCTTATTGACGGCGGACGTGGCCAGTTGTCCGCAGTGGAAGCGGCTTTGAATGAATGTGTGGATGATGTTTGTTGGGAGTTGGTATCGATAGCCAAAGGAGAGTCCCGGCGGGCTGGCGAATTGGGGGATTTTATTTTTCGGCCTGGACGTAAAAATCCCATGCCGCTCAAGCCGGGTAGTGCGGAGTTGCTGTTCTTGCAGAAAATGCGGGATGCGGCGCATCGATTTGTTATCGGGCGTCAACGCAGATCGCGGAAGAAGGCTGTTTTGAGCAGTGAATTGACGTCCCTTCCTGGCATTGGTCCTAAAACAGCCAGGATTTTATGGGACCAGTTTGCATCGTTGGATGATATGCTCAAAGCTGATAGTGCCGATATCACTGCATTGCCCGGTATTGGTCAGAAGCGGGCTGAGAAAATTTATACGGCTTTACAGTCACTGAAAGCCTCAAGAAAGGTCTAG
- the rplI gene encoding 50S ribosomal protein L9: MKLILRADVDSLGRLGDIVTVKNGYGRNYLIPQGLAKPATKANLKAFELERRKLQENADSLRAQAQGLADKIAATPVSIAVRVGDGDKLYGSVTTSNIGEAMEEAGIDIDRRKILLPEPIRALGEYDIEIRLHPDVRGELKLTVARHGRPIEDIEEVAEAVEESIENAEDAETTEA; encoded by the coding sequence ATGAAACTTATTTTACGCGCTGACGTCGACTCTTTGGGTCGACTCGGAGACATCGTTACCGTCAAGAATGGCTATGGCCGCAACTACCTGATTCCTCAGGGCCTTGCAAAGCCTGCCACCAAAGCAAACCTCAAAGCTTTCGAACTCGAACGTCGTAAGCTGCAGGAAAATGCTGATTCCCTTCGTGCACAGGCTCAAGGCCTGGCCGATAAAATCGCCGCCACTCCGGTTTCTATCGCAGTGCGTGTTGGCGATGGCGACAAGCTGTACGGCTCTGTCACCACCTCCAACATCGGCGAAGCCATGGAAGAAGCCGGCATCGACATTGATCGCCGTAAAATCCTGCTTCCCGAGCCCATCCGTGCTCTGGGTGAGTACGACATCGAAATCCGGCTGCACCCCGATGTGCGCGGCGAGCTGAAGCTCACCGTCGCTCGTCACGGTCGCCCCATCGAAGACATCGAAGAAGTGGCTGAGGCCGTCGAGGAATCCATAGAGAATGCCGAAGACGCCGAAACCACAGAGGCCTAA
- a CDS encoding outer membrane homotrimeric porin, with the protein MKRLTLLAVALTMVLGMAATSFAAPEVTISGNVLVNAVWRANWDFADGNDGRQANSRAMDIRERADLYFTVTANENLKAVLGFRSVRGDWGQAGMVADQSGGGAANTIDLRDAYIDFNWPGTSVNVKAGLMPVGLPAAVGGASMVHNARTTGVMVSSPITDNVSVLGGWVRAADGNADSRIDATNDSAIDGFILALPLNFEGIAMAPYVMYAPMGQNAGGTSNAVVGLTNRALTVAPGVYPDNAINNAYWLGTDFTMSMFDPFVVRADLNYGHVDGDRDLYDRTGWLFDIALDYTGFDFMNLSLTYAYTTGEDDDNTNGSERMPVLINDWAIGSFWFGGGLITGDDLDSDSDNIGFHAVALSATGIQSFAEGLTHDAHIVYAKGTNDTNAGGMVYGASLTEDDTMWELDFNTMYKIYDELTLYNGLGYVNLDLDEDAWGANSDGGDAWKFQIGMVYQF; encoded by the coding sequence ATGAAACGTTTGACTCTGCTTGCAGTCGCCCTGACCATGGTCTTGGGCATGGCTGCTACCTCTTTCGCAGCTCCCGAAGTTACCATTTCTGGTAACGTTCTGGTCAACGCTGTTTGGCGTGCCAACTGGGATTTCGCTGATGGTAACGATGGTCGTCAGGCCAACAGCCGCGCCATGGACATCCGTGAGCGTGCTGACCTGTACTTCACTGTTACTGCCAATGAAAACCTGAAAGCCGTTCTTGGCTTCCGTTCCGTTCGCGGCGACTGGGGTCAGGCTGGCATGGTTGCTGACCAGTCCGGTGGTGGCGCAGCTAACACTATCGACCTGCGTGATGCATACATCGATTTCAACTGGCCCGGCACTTCCGTTAACGTGAAAGCCGGTCTCATGCCTGTTGGTCTGCCCGCCGCTGTCGGTGGCGCTAGCATGGTCCACAACGCTCGCACCACTGGTGTGATGGTTAGCTCCCCGATCACTGACAACGTCAGCGTTCTCGGTGGCTGGGTTCGCGCTGCTGATGGCAACGCCGATTCCCGCATTGACGCTACCAACGATTCCGCTATTGACGGTTTCATCTTGGCTCTGCCCCTGAACTTCGAAGGCATCGCTATGGCTCCGTACGTCATGTACGCTCCCATGGGCCAGAATGCTGGTGGCACTTCTAACGCAGTTGTTGGCCTGACCAACCGCGCCCTCACCGTTGCCCCTGGCGTCTACCCCGACAATGCAATCAATAACGCTTACTGGCTCGGTACTGATTTCACCATGTCCATGTTTGATCCTTTCGTAGTTCGTGCTGACCTGAACTACGGTCACGTTGATGGCGACAGAGACCTGTACGACCGTACCGGTTGGTTGTTCGACATCGCTTTGGACTACACTGGCTTCGATTTCATGAACCTGTCCCTGACCTACGCCTACACCACTGGTGAAGACGATGACAACACCAACGGTTCCGAGCGTATGCCTGTTCTCATCAACGACTGGGCTATCGGTTCCTTCTGGTTCGGCGGTGGCTTGATCACCGGTGACGATCTGGACAGCGACTCCGACAACATCGGCTTCCACGCCGTTGCTTTGTCCGCTACCGGCATCCAGTCCTTCGCTGAAGGCCTGACTCACGATGCTCACATCGTGTACGCCAAGGGTACCAACGACACCAACGCTGGTGGCATGGTCTACGGCGCTTCCTTGACCGAAGACGACACCATGTGGGAACTCGACTTCAACACCATGTACAAGATCTACGACGAACTGACCCTGTACAATGGTCTTGGTTACGTCAATCTGGACCTCGACGAAGACGCTTGGGGCGCTAACAGCGACGGCGGCGACGCTTGGAAGTTCCAGATTGGTATGGTTTACCAGTTCTAA
- a CDS encoding UbiD family decarboxylase has translation MGYKNTRECLDALEARGELVRIDASVDANVEIGAIQRRVFQAGGPALLFNHVKGCRFPMAANIFGTRDRMHFIFRDTIDMVERLMKLKMNPMELLKRPWKYIGAPLTGYNTMPKRVSSGPIMENETSVSSLPQLVSWPMDGGGYVTLPQVYTEEPDNPGFAGSNMGMYRVQLSGNDYVPDEEIGLHYQIHRGIGHHHAQALHKGEPLKVNVFVGGPPAMTLAAVMPLPEGLAEIFFAGAMAGHRISMVKRDGGLPVPAQADFCICGTIVEGVQKPEGPFGDHLGYYSLAHDFPVLKVDKVYHRDDAIWPFTTVGRPPQEDTMFGQFIHELTADLVPSVFAGVHEVHAVDAAGVHPLLLAVGSERYVPYAEERQPQELLTNALGLLGNTQTSLSKYVLIAAREDMASGSSCHDIPGFFRHMLERVDLTRDLHFITRTTIDTLDYSGISLNQGSKLIFAAAGSVKRELGTELPSGIDLPRGFRDPQVFAPGILVIKGPKHRRKRDQQDPALDRIGDMLNTVRGIEKFPMIVVADDAGFTARDWDNFLWVAFTRSDPATDIYGVGGFTHAKHWGADKAIVVDARLKTYHAPPLDPDPEVEKRVDALGAKGGPLYGII, from the coding sequence ATGGGATACAAGAATACTCGTGAGTGCCTTGACGCACTTGAAGCCAGGGGAGAACTGGTTCGCATTGATGCGTCTGTTGATGCCAATGTTGAGATCGGCGCGATTCAGCGTCGGGTTTTTCAGGCTGGCGGACCGGCCCTGCTCTTTAATCATGTGAAGGGTTGCCGTTTCCCTATGGCCGCCAATATCTTCGGCACCAGAGATCGGATGCATTTTATATTCCGTGATACCATTGATATGGTAGAGCGGTTAATGAAACTCAAGATGAATCCCATGGAATTGCTTAAGCGTCCGTGGAAATATATTGGTGCGCCCTTGACCGGGTATAATACCATGCCGAAGCGAGTTTCTTCAGGGCCGATCATGGAGAATGAAACCTCCGTTTCCTCATTGCCGCAGCTTGTGTCCTGGCCCATGGATGGCGGCGGTTATGTGACTTTGCCGCAGGTGTATACAGAAGAGCCTGACAATCCGGGGTTTGCCGGGTCCAACATGGGGATGTACCGGGTCCAGTTGTCGGGTAACGACTATGTGCCTGATGAGGAAATAGGTCTGCACTATCAGATTCATCGGGGTATCGGGCATCATCATGCTCAAGCTTTGCATAAGGGGGAGCCTCTCAAAGTAAACGTCTTTGTGGGCGGGCCGCCTGCCATGACGCTGGCGGCAGTTATGCCATTACCTGAAGGGCTCGCTGAAATATTTTTTGCCGGTGCCATGGCAGGGCACCGTATATCCATGGTTAAGCGGGATGGCGGTTTGCCAGTCCCGGCTCAAGCTGACTTTTGTATTTGTGGTACCATTGTCGAGGGGGTGCAGAAGCCCGAGGGACCGTTTGGTGATCACCTTGGATATTACAGTCTGGCGCACGATTTCCCGGTGCTTAAGGTGGACAAGGTTTATCATCGTGATGATGCGATTTGGCCGTTTACAACAGTGGGTCGTCCGCCGCAGGAAGATACCATGTTCGGTCAGTTTATTCATGAGCTGACAGCCGATCTTGTGCCGTCTGTTTTTGCCGGTGTACATGAAGTCCATGCTGTTGATGCAGCAGGTGTTCACCCCTTGCTTTTGGCAGTAGGAAGTGAACGGTATGTCCCCTATGCCGAAGAGCGGCAGCCACAGGAGTTGTTGACCAATGCTCTGGGTTTGCTCGGAAATACTCAGACATCACTGTCGAAGTACGTTCTGATTGCAGCTCGTGAAGATATGGCGAGTGGCAGTTCTTGTCATGATATCCCAGGGTTTTTCCGTCATATGCTGGAACGGGTAGACCTTACGCGTGACTTGCATTTCATTACACGGACGACCATTGATACCCTTGATTATTCCGGCATTAGCTTGAATCAAGGGTCCAAGTTGATATTTGCCGCTGCCGGAAGTGTGAAGCGAGAACTTGGAACGGAGCTACCTTCGGGAATTGATTTACCGCGAGGCTTCCGAGACCCGCAGGTCTTTGCTCCGGGAATTCTGGTTATTAAAGGACCTAAGCATCGTCGGAAACGGGATCAGCAAGACCCTGCATTAGACCGCATTGGCGATATGTTGAACACGGTGCGAGGGATCGAAAAGTTCCCTATGATCGTGGTGGCCGATGATGCCGGTTTTACCGCAAGGGATTGGGATAATTTTTTGTGGGTAGCTTTTACCCGTTCAGATCCGGCTACGGATATTTATGGAGTGGGTGGATTTACTCACGCTAAACACTGGGGCGCGGACAAGGCAATTGTTGTTGACGCCCGTCTCAAGACGTATCACGCACCGCCTCTTGACCCAGATCCTGAAGTGGAGAAACGTGTCGATGCTCTCGGCGCGAAGGGCGGCCCTCTTTATGGAATCATCTAG
- a CDS encoding bacteriohemerythrin: MQWDETMSVDVNELDTQHQELIALMNESYEAIQRHDEPALYLLIGKMRTYAAMHFETEEKYMRENNFPDLENHQKLHKKFNEDVNEFQRNLFNKTNFSQIFVFLSRWLTNHIMEQDKKYLAYIKNDPVSTEESGSLS; this comes from the coding sequence ATGCAATGGGATGAAACAATGTCCGTCGATGTAAACGAATTGGATACACAGCATCAGGAACTCATCGCCCTGATGAATGAATCATATGAAGCAATACAGCGGCACGATGAACCTGCCCTGTATCTTCTGATAGGCAAAATGCGCACATATGCCGCCATGCACTTTGAAACCGAAGAAAAGTACATGCGAGAAAACAATTTTCCTGATTTAGAAAATCATCAAAAATTACACAAAAAATTTAATGAAGATGTGAATGAGTTCCAACGCAACCTCTTCAACAAAACAAACTTTTCTCAAATATTTGTCTTCCTGAGTCGATGGTTAACCAATCACATCATGGAACAAGACAAAAAATATTTGGCCTATATTAAAAATGATCCTGTCTCCACTGAAGAGTCAGGATCACTTTCATAA
- the rpsR gene encoding 30S ribosomal protein S18: MAFRKKFTPRKKFCRFCADKELPLDYKRPDILRDFVTERGKIIARRITGTCAKHQRRLTNEIKRARQMALLFYTTVHSTDVKKRSSM, from the coding sequence ATGGCATTTCGCAAAAAATTCACACCGAGGAAGAAGTTCTGCCGCTTTTGCGCGGACAAGGAACTGCCTCTGGATTACAAGCGCCCTGATATCCTTCGTGACTTCGTGACTGAGCGTGGCAAGATCATTGCCCGCCGCATCACTGGCACCTGTGCAAAGCACCAGCGTCGCCTGACCAACGAAATCAAGCGCGCCCGTCAGATGGCTCTCCTGTTCTACACCACCGTTCACAGCACTGATGTGAAAAAGCGTAGCTCCATGTAG
- the rpsF gene encoding 30S ribosomal protein S6, translating into MANNYETLVLLSPELAEENRKEILENLTTIVDREGGKMVETDDWGMRQLAYPVEKQTRGYYVRLVYAAPGALVAELERNIRITDGVFKFMTVKLAA; encoded by the coding sequence ATGGCTAACAACTACGAGACGCTCGTGCTTCTCTCCCCGGAGTTGGCTGAGGAAAACAGGAAAGAAATCCTGGAAAACCTCACCACCATCGTGGACCGTGAAGGCGGCAAAATGGTTGAGACCGATGATTGGGGCATGCGCCAGCTGGCCTACCCCGTCGAAAAGCAGACCCGTGGATACTACGTTCGCCTTGTGTACGCCGCTCCCGGCGCACTGGTTGCCGAACTGGAACGCAACATCCGCATCACCGACGGCGTCTTCAAGTTCATGACCGTCAAACTGGCTGCCTAG
- a CDS encoding Hpt domain-containing protein produces the protein MIQRGDEVVEIFIEETAERLDSIESGLLHLEECGINCDQETVNSIFRDAHSVKAGSNLLELKSIEELSHKIENILEMIRKKELTPNELIITACLESVDKLRELVDNIDNSDTISIRLHKRMLEVAIERALSS, from the coding sequence TTGATTCAGCGCGGCGACGAAGTAGTTGAAATCTTCATAGAAGAAACAGCCGAACGGCTCGACTCCATCGAGTCGGGCCTTTTGCATTTGGAAGAATGTGGTATCAACTGCGATCAGGAGACGGTCAACTCTATTTTTCGCGACGCTCACTCGGTCAAAGCAGGATCCAACCTGCTCGAACTCAAAAGTATTGAGGAGTTGTCACATAAAATTGAGAATATACTGGAGATGATCCGCAAAAAAGAACTCACTCCAAACGAATTGATCATCACAGCGTGTCTCGAATCCGTCGACAAACTCAGAGAACTGGTCGACAACATTGATAACAGCGACACCATTTCCATTCGACTCCACAAACGCATGCTTGAAGTCGCGATAGAAAGAGCACTCAGTTCATAA